In one window of Streptomyces sp. FXJ1.172 DNA:
- a CDS encoding ABC transporter substrate-binding protein: protein MTSTGFRRTFAAIGVCSSLALAATACGPGGDGSASGKTRITVNCEPPRSAKVDRGFFEEDLASFEKQNPDIDVAAHDAFPCQDPKTFDAKLAGGQMEDVFYTYFTDARHVVDINQAADLTPYLKELKSYGTIQKQLRDIYTVDGKVYGIPRTGYSMGLIYNRKLFQKAGLDPDRPPTTWDEVRADAKKIAALGNGTVGYADYSAQNQGGWHFTAELYSQGGDVVGADGKKATIDTPEGRAVLQNLHDMRWTDNSMGSKQLLVINDVQQMMGSGRLGMYLAAPDNIPILVKEKGANYDDIAIGPMPGGRGTLIGGDGYMFNKHDTPAQIRAGLKWLDHMFLTPGSGFLGDYARAKRQGAPVGLPEPRLFTGAADAKDQRAKKAAANVPVENYQAFLDAGQHLEMKIEPPHAQQIYSVLDSAVSAVLTEKDAGIDQLLQDASGKIDSILARS, encoded by the coding sequence ATGACAAGCACCGGGTTCCGCCGTACCTTCGCCGCGATCGGCGTCTGTTCCTCGCTCGCCCTCGCCGCCACCGCCTGCGGCCCGGGCGGCGACGGCTCGGCGAGCGGCAAGACACGCATCACCGTCAACTGCGAGCCGCCCAGGAGCGCCAAGGTCGACCGCGGTTTCTTCGAGGAGGACCTCGCCTCCTTCGAGAAGCAGAACCCGGACATCGACGTCGCCGCGCACGACGCCTTCCCCTGCCAGGACCCGAAGACCTTCGACGCCAAGCTCGCCGGCGGCCAGATGGAAGACGTCTTCTACACGTACTTCACCGACGCCCGGCACGTCGTGGACATCAACCAGGCGGCCGATCTCACTCCGTACCTCAAGGAGTTGAAGTCCTACGGCACCATCCAGAAGCAGCTGCGGGACATCTACACCGTCGACGGAAAGGTCTACGGTATACCGCGTACCGGATACAGCATGGGGTTGATCTACAACCGCAAGCTCTTCCAGAAGGCCGGTCTCGACCCCGACCGGCCGCCCACCACCTGGGACGAGGTCCGCGCCGACGCCAAGAAGATCGCCGCCCTCGGGAACGGCACCGTCGGATACGCCGACTACAGCGCGCAGAACCAGGGCGGCTGGCACTTCACCGCCGAGCTGTACTCACAAGGCGGCGACGTCGTCGGCGCCGACGGCAAGAAGGCCACCATCGACACTCCCGAGGGCCGTGCCGTCCTGCAGAACCTGCACGACATGCGGTGGACCGACAACTCCATGGGCAGCAAGCAGCTCCTCGTCATCAACGACGTGCAGCAGATGATGGGTTCGGGCAGACTCGGCATGTACCTCGCCGCCCCCGACAACATCCCGATCCTGGTCAAGGAGAAGGGCGCGAACTACGACGACATCGCCATCGGCCCCATGCCCGGCGGCAGGGGCACGCTGATCGGCGGCGACGGCTACATGTTCAACAAGCACGACACACCCGCCCAGATCCGGGCCGGCCTGAAGTGGCTGGACCACATGTTCCTCACCCCCGGATCGGGCTTCCTCGGCGACTACGCCCGCGCCAAGCGGCAGGGCGCCCCCGTCGGCCTGCCCGAGCCGCGCCTGTTCACGGGCGCCGCCGACGCCAAGGACCAGCGGGCCAAGAAGGCCGCCGCCAATGTCCCGGTGGAGAACTACCAGGCCTTCCTCGACGCCGGCCAGCACCTCGAGATGAAGATCGAGCCGCCGCACGCCCAGCAGATCTACTCCGTCCTCGACTCCGCCGTCTCCGCCGTCCTCACCGAGAAGGACGCCGGCATCGACCAGCTCCTGCAGGACGCCTCCGGCAAGATCGACAGCATCCTGGCCCGGAGCTGA
- a CDS encoding LacI family DNA-binding transcriptional regulator: MTRRLAEVAKKVGVSEATVSRVLNGKPGVSEATRQAVLTALDVLGYERPTQLRGERARLVGLVLPELQNPIFPAFAEVIGGALAQLGLTPVLCTQTKGGVSEADYVELLLQQQVSGVVFAGGLYAQADAPHDHYRLLAERNIPVVLVNAAIEHLGFPGVSCDDAVAVEQAWRHLASLGHERIGLVLGPGDHVPSARKLAAARAVRRDLPEEFVARAIFSIEGGHAAASRLIERGVTGIICASDPLALGAIRAARRKGYEVPGRISVVGYDDSAFMNCTEPPLTTVRQPIEAMGRAAVELLNAQIGGTAVPAEELLFEPELVVRGSTAQAPRD; this comes from the coding sequence ATGACGCGACGACTTGCGGAAGTGGCGAAGAAGGTCGGGGTCAGCGAGGCCACGGTCAGCCGGGTGCTCAACGGCAAGCCCGGAGTCTCCGAAGCCACCCGGCAGGCGGTGCTGACGGCCCTCGACGTCCTCGGCTACGAGCGCCCGACCCAGCTGCGCGGCGAACGCGCCCGGCTCGTCGGCCTGGTCCTGCCGGAGCTGCAGAACCCCATCTTCCCCGCGTTCGCCGAGGTCATCGGCGGCGCGCTCGCCCAGCTCGGGCTCACCCCGGTGCTGTGCACCCAGACCAAGGGCGGCGTGTCGGAGGCGGACTACGTCGAGCTGCTGCTCCAGCAGCAGGTCTCCGGCGTGGTCTTCGCCGGCGGCCTGTACGCGCAGGCCGACGCCCCGCACGACCACTACCGGCTGCTCGCCGAGCGCAACATCCCCGTCGTACTGGTCAACGCGGCCATCGAACACCTCGGCTTCCCGGGCGTGTCCTGCGACGACGCCGTCGCCGTCGAGCAGGCCTGGCGGCATCTGGCCTCCCTCGGTCACGAGCGCATCGGTCTGGTCCTCGGCCCCGGCGACCATGTGCCCTCGGCCCGCAAGCTGGCCGCCGCGCGCGCGGTCCGCCGTGACCTGCCGGAGGAGTTCGTGGCGCGCGCGATCTTCTCCATCGAGGGCGGCCACGCGGCCGCCTCCCGGCTGATCGAGCGCGGTGTCACCGGCATCATCTGCGCCAGCGACCCGTTGGCGCTCGGCGCGATCCGGGCCGCGCGCCGCAAGGGGTACGAGGTCCCGGGGCGGATCTCCGTCGTCGGCTACGACGACTCGGCCTTCATGAACTGCACCGAACCCCCGCTGACCACCGTCCGCCAGCCCATCGAGGCCATGGGCCGCGCGGCCGTCGAGCTGCTGAACGCGCAGATCGGCGGCACCGCCGTACCCGCCGAGGAGCTGCTGTTCGAGCCGGAGCTGGTGGTCCGCGGATCCACCGCGCAAGCCCCGCGCGACTGA
- a CDS encoding MmyB family transcriptional regulator, with protein MAHQAGGRRPAPRPVPETCDTQAYLQDYAALLESLVLPSLVVDHRWDVIMANSAYATLFRGARPHPTAMPGDNFLRFVLFHPDAAEVLGEHEPGWCLPMLAHLRSALETYGHDHELQAVRREIAQDPIMEAAYRQGLPHWMRAVGEAGTRLDGAVRLLLHPDPRRGPTECRVVDETPQTLREIGYRRLTMVLRDARRPAAPVRRPRRPRGTAPHLTVVPAPQD; from the coding sequence ATGGCACATCAGGCAGGAGGGCGGCGGCCGGCACCGCGGCCCGTCCCCGAGACGTGCGACACCCAGGCGTACCTCCAGGACTACGCCGCGCTGCTGGAGTCCCTCGTCCTGCCCTCCCTGGTCGTGGACCACCGCTGGGACGTCATCATGGCCAACAGTGCGTACGCGACGCTCTTCCGCGGTGCCCGCCCGCATCCGACGGCCATGCCGGGCGACAACTTCCTGCGGTTCGTGCTCTTCCACCCGGACGCCGCCGAGGTCCTCGGCGAGCACGAGCCGGGCTGGTGCCTGCCGATGCTGGCCCATCTCAGGTCCGCCCTGGAGACGTACGGCCACGATCACGAACTCCAGGCGGTGCGGCGGGAGATCGCCCAGGACCCGATCATGGAGGCCGCCTACCGGCAGGGCCTGCCGCACTGGATGCGGGCGGTCGGCGAGGCCGGGACCCGGCTCGACGGGGCCGTGCGGCTGCTGTTGCACCCCGACCCGCGCCGCGGCCCCACCGAGTGCCGGGTCGTCGACGAGACACCGCAGACCCTGCGGGAGATCGGCTACCGGCGCCTGACGATGGTCCTGCGCGACGCCCGCCGCCCCGCCGCGCCCGTACGCCGCCCGCGCCGCCCGCGCGGCACGGCGCCCCACCTCACGGTCGTCCCGGCGCCCCAGGACTGA
- a CDS encoding helix-turn-helix domain-containing protein, with translation MTDGYEDPGASATAQLPAVVARVTALADRLGIPHTEVFDVVRLCVACGVPEPVVRALLSGRPAGEPDVQARFLQRLGLLRRTRLKPGGRKYTQQEIADGAGMSRQQAGALINGDRRPTMEHCDALQRFFRVHAGFLTAEDPEALAGALMRTEQELLQKLADRERAAASADGDPLERLLQDHGVRGIAWRAAQLPTDQHRDKVAEWLDMLLESVKRPES, from the coding sequence GTGACGGATGGCTACGAGGATCCGGGCGCCTCGGCGACCGCCCAGCTGCCGGCCGTCGTCGCCCGCGTCACCGCGCTCGCCGACCGGCTCGGCATACCGCACACCGAGGTGTTCGACGTCGTACGGCTCTGCGTGGCCTGCGGCGTCCCGGAGCCGGTGGTCAGGGCCCTGCTGAGCGGACGGCCGGCCGGCGAGCCGGACGTCCAGGCGCGCTTCCTGCAGCGCCTGGGCCTGCTGCGCCGCACCCGGCTGAAGCCGGGCGGCCGCAAGTACACCCAGCAGGAGATCGCCGACGGGGCGGGCATGTCCCGCCAGCAGGCCGGCGCCCTCATCAACGGCGACCGGCGGCCCACCATGGAGCACTGCGACGCGCTGCAGCGTTTCTTCCGGGTGCACGCCGGCTTCCTGACCGCCGAGGACCCCGAGGCACTGGCGGGTGCGCTGATGCGCACCGAGCAGGAGCTGCTGCAAAAGCTCGCCGACCGGGAGCGGGCCGCCGCCTCGGCCGACGGGGATCCGCTGGAGCGGCTGCTCCAGGACCACGGGGTGCGCGGGATCGCCTGGCGGGCGGCGCAGTTGCCGACCGACCAGCACCGGGACAAGGTCGCGGAGTGGCTGGACATGCTCTTGGAGAGCGTCAAGCGGCCCGAGTCGTGA
- a CDS encoding toxin-antitoxin system, toxin component → MGIGRDMRRLCNELVGGLTLPVPAPPRELYHALCEAMSRRRGRPVRLRTAAFPTGTASGLWLELTDRDVVVVEERTAPAHQLVILGHELWHMQADHRGHPVAGIGVATRLLDDDTDPAALQAAVQRVAARTRFALAEERQAEAFGLLLSSKCRTWLAGSPSRGPGRRDRLAGRIEVTLGYPGPQG, encoded by the coding sequence GTGGGCATCGGCAGGGACATGCGCCGGCTGTGCAACGAACTGGTGGGCGGCCTGACCCTGCCCGTGCCGGCACCGCCGCGGGAGCTGTACCACGCGCTGTGCGAGGCGATGAGCCGGCGCCGCGGCCGCCCGGTGCGCTTGCGTACGGCCGCCTTCCCGACCGGCACGGCGAGCGGACTGTGGCTGGAACTGACCGACCGCGACGTCGTCGTCGTGGAGGAACGCACCGCCCCCGCCCACCAGTTGGTGATCCTCGGCCACGAGCTGTGGCACATGCAGGCCGACCACCGCGGGCACCCCGTCGCCGGGATCGGGGTCGCCACGCGGCTGCTGGACGACGACACCGACCCGGCCGCGCTGCAGGCCGCGGTGCAGCGGGTCGCGGCCCGGACCCGCTTCGCCCTCGCCGAGGAACGGCAGGCTGAGGCCTTCGGCCTGCTGCTGTCGTCCAAGTGCCGTACCTGGCTGGCCGGTTCGCCATCGCGCGGCCCGGGGCGGCGCGACCGTCTGGCCGGCCGTATCGAGGTCACCCTGGGCTATCCGGGGCCACAGGGCTGA
- a CDS encoding 4'-phosphopantetheinyl transferase family protein, with translation MIEELLPESVVAVEAHHDDPLWDTPLFAEEEALVERAVTKRRREFAAVRGCARRAMEKLGVPAQPVVNGERGAPVWPAGLTGSMTHCDGYGAAALVRAAELASLGIDAEPHGPLPEGVGDAVFLPAEAERLARLAARRPAVHWDRVLFSAKESVYKAWFPLTRKWLDFSEADITLRPDPDSAAHGTLHAELLVPGPLVAGRRIRVFEGRWAVRDALVATSVVVPHA, from the coding sequence GTGATCGAGGAGCTGCTCCCGGAGTCGGTCGTGGCCGTGGAGGCACACCATGACGATCCGCTGTGGGACACCCCGCTCTTCGCCGAGGAGGAGGCGCTCGTCGAGCGCGCGGTGACCAAGCGCCGCCGCGAGTTCGCCGCCGTACGCGGGTGCGCCCGGCGCGCCATGGAGAAGCTCGGTGTGCCGGCCCAGCCCGTCGTCAACGGCGAGCGGGGTGCCCCCGTGTGGCCGGCCGGACTGACCGGCAGCATGACCCACTGCGACGGCTACGGCGCCGCCGCTCTCGTCCGCGCGGCCGAACTGGCCTCCCTCGGCATCGACGCCGAGCCGCACGGGCCGCTCCCCGAGGGCGTCGGCGACGCGGTGTTCCTGCCCGCCGAGGCCGAGCGGCTCGCCCGTCTCGCCGCGCGGCGGCCCGCCGTGCACTGGGACCGGGTCCTGTTCAGCGCCAAGGAGTCCGTCTACAAGGCGTGGTTCCCCCTCACCCGCAAGTGGCTGGACTTCTCCGAGGCCGACATCACCCTGCGCCCCGATCCGGACAGCGCGGCGCACGGCACCCTGCACGCCGAACTCCTCGTCCCCGGGCCCCTGGTCGCGGGCCGCAGGATCCGGGTGTTCGAGGGCCGGTGGGCCGTACGCGACGCGCTGGTGGCCACCAGCGTGGTCGTACCGCACGCGTGA
- a CDS encoding metallophosphoesterase family protein: MESTAGDGQLLAISDLHISYPENRALVEGMHPAGDDDWLIVAGDIAETVADIRWALATLAGRFRKVLWAPGNHDLWTHPKDPVTLRGLARYEHLVALCRELGVVTPEDPYPVWEGPGGPVAVAPLFLGYDYSWLPAGCATKAEGLAYAESTGIVCSDEYLLHPDPYPTRDAWCRARVAETERRLAALPAGLPVVPANHYPLHRHPTEVLWHPEFAMWCGTTLTADWHRRFPVATMVYGHLHIPRTTWHDGVRFVEVSVGYPREWRKRPQSPGRLRRILPMEVEAGDRGAAPGVGRGRGGTP; encoded by the coding sequence GTGGAGTCGACGGCCGGGGACGGACAGCTGCTGGCCATCAGTGACCTGCACATCTCCTATCCGGAGAACCGAGCCCTGGTCGAGGGCATGCATCCCGCCGGTGATGACGACTGGCTGATCGTGGCCGGTGACATCGCCGAGACCGTGGCCGACATCCGCTGGGCCCTCGCCACGCTCGCCGGCCGCTTCCGCAAGGTGCTGTGGGCACCGGGCAACCACGACCTGTGGACCCATCCCAAGGACCCCGTCACCCTGCGGGGCCTCGCACGCTACGAGCATCTGGTCGCCCTGTGCCGGGAGCTGGGCGTCGTCACTCCCGAGGATCCCTACCCGGTGTGGGAGGGACCGGGCGGCCCGGTCGCCGTCGCGCCCCTGTTCCTCGGGTACGACTACTCGTGGCTGCCGGCCGGCTGCGCCACCAAGGCCGAAGGCCTGGCCTACGCGGAGAGCACGGGCATCGTCTGCAGCGACGAGTACCTGCTGCACCCCGACCCCTATCCGACCCGGGACGCCTGGTGCCGGGCCCGGGTCGCCGAGACCGAGCGCAGGCTCGCCGCACTGCCCGCGGGCCTGCCCGTCGTACCGGCCAACCACTACCCGCTGCACAGGCACCCCACCGAGGTGCTGTGGCACCCCGAGTTCGCCATGTGGTGCGGCACCACGCTGACCGCCGACTGGCACCGCCGGTTCCCCGTCGCGACCATGGTCTACGGTCATCTGCACATCCCCCGCACGACCTGGCACGACGGAGTCCGCTTCGTGGAGGTCTCCGTGGGTTACCCCCGAGAGTGGCGCAAGCGCCCGCAGTCCCCGGGCCGGCTGCGCCGTATCCTGCCGATGGAGGTCGAAGCCGGTGATCGAGGAGCTGCTCCCGGAGTCGGTCGTGGCCGTGGAGGCACACCATGA
- a CDS encoding ATP-grasp domain-containing protein — MFSRVRVWLNRTYAENVFFMEQLRRNPSDRAVEIHATHGDPDSPVLAAADTADLEPEGLSPAGYVEYALDQCARRGIDVFVPRLHQAAIVAHRADFAAAGTALLAPTPEAVAVFEDKATAYEAVRSVGIPVPPWWRVRTADELLAAVEELEAAGHKACFKPAAGAGGVGFRVITRAPFSLAHLAGFPGPYVQLDLALQALRHCEEPVDWLVMPRLEQPEVSVDVLTGPDNRVRLAVGRTKNGRRRGFTLDERWLAPARLIAGGFGLHHLSNVQFRMYGDQPVLLDVNTRPAGGLHQLSLCGVNAPWAAVQLALGEDPGTIEPPFLGQDYTVVSGPRPLLPALPRQRTEEAEVPLPALSVPVPVQAASAAEALPL; from the coding sequence ATGTTCTCTCGCGTACGCGTCTGGCTCAACCGCACGTACGCGGAGAACGTCTTCTTCATGGAACAGCTGCGCAGAAATCCCAGCGACCGCGCGGTGGAGATCCATGCGACGCACGGGGACCCCGACTCCCCCGTGCTGGCCGCCGCCGACACCGCGGACCTGGAGCCGGAGGGCCTGTCCCCGGCCGGCTACGTCGAGTACGCGCTCGACCAGTGCGCCCGGCGCGGCATCGACGTGTTCGTGCCCCGGCTGCACCAGGCGGCGATCGTGGCGCACCGAGCCGACTTCGCGGCGGCCGGTACGGCGCTGCTGGCGCCGACGCCCGAGGCGGTGGCCGTGTTCGAGGACAAGGCGACCGCGTACGAGGCGGTCCGCTCGGTGGGGATCCCGGTGCCGCCGTGGTGGCGGGTGCGGACCGCGGACGAACTCCTCGCGGCGGTCGAGGAGCTGGAGGCGGCCGGGCACAAGGCGTGCTTCAAGCCGGCCGCCGGTGCGGGCGGGGTCGGCTTCCGGGTGATCACCCGCGCCCCCTTCTCGCTGGCCCACCTCGCGGGCTTCCCCGGCCCGTACGTACAGCTGGACCTGGCCCTCCAGGCGCTGCGGCACTGCGAGGAGCCGGTGGACTGGCTGGTGATGCCGCGCCTGGAGCAGCCCGAGGTCTCGGTCGACGTCCTCACCGGGCCCGACAACCGGGTGCGGCTCGCGGTGGGCCGCACGAAGAACGGCCGCCGGCGGGGCTTCACCCTGGACGAGCGGTGGCTGGCACCGGCCCGGCTGATCGCGGGGGGCTTCGGGCTGCACCACCTGTCCAACGTCCAGTTCCGCATGTACGGCGACCAGCCGGTGCTGCTGGACGTCAACACGCGGCCGGCCGGCGGGCTGCACCAGCTGTCGCTGTGCGGGGTGAACGCCCCCTGGGCCGCCGTGCAGCTGGCGCTCGGCGAGGACCCGGGAACCATCGAGCCGCCGTTCCTGGGGCAGGACTACACCGTGGTGTCGGGACCGCGGCCGTTGCTGCCGGCCCTTCCGCGGCAGCGGACCGAGGAGGCCGAGGTGCCGCTTCCCGCCCTGTCCGTGCCGGTGCCCGTGCAGGCGGCCTCGGCGGCGGAGGCACTGCCGCTCTAG
- a CDS encoding alpha-mannosidase, with the protein MHDERRRIEERVARLHDQRIKPAIYAAGVPLEVAAWQAPGEPVSFEEAAAAVYTPFTTGTPWGPPWGTTWFRMRGEVPAEWAGRHVESVIDLGFVGDWPGNQAEALVHRTDGTPLKAVNPLNQYVPVARPAAGGEVVEYLVEAASNPDVLANGFAAPTPLGDVRTAGDRPLYTFRRADLAVLDEPVWHLDLDLQVLRELMRELGEHDPRRHEITHALDRAMDLLDLDDVSGSASAVRDALKPVLAKPAHASAHIVSGVGHAHIDSAWLWPIRETKRKTSRTFSNVTALADEYEEFVFACSQAQQYEWVRDHYPHVWERIKKSVAKGQWAPVGGMWVEADGNLPGGEALARQLVHGKRFFMDHFGIETKGVWLPDSFGYTAAYPQLAKLAGNDWFLTQKISWNQTNTFPHHTFWWEGIDGTRIFTHFPPIDTYNARFSGEEMSRAVRNYAEKGGATRSLAPFGWGDGGGGPTREIMERARRLKDLEGSAKVEIEHPDAFFAKARAEYPNAPVWVGELYLELHRATYTTQARTKQGNRRSEHLLREAELWATTAALHASGYAYPYEKLDRLWKTVLLHQFHDILPGSSIAWVHREAEAEYARVAEELTALTGEAIAALGAGAPRVFNTGPRDRAEVVRTSEGTPVYVWVPAGGSAPLTPAEPPHPVTVRGHTLENGIVRVQVTEDGTLSSVYDLRARREVLAGPGNLLRLHTDLPNHWDAWDIDKHYRNRCTDLLERDSVTVTEEGPLVGAIRVVRSFGQGSRITQTITVRAGSARIDIETDIDWHETEKILKAGFPVDVRAPHSSAEIQFGHVQRPTHTNTTWEAARFEVCGHRWVHIAEPGYGVAVVNDSTYGHDVTRTVREDGGTTTTIGLSLVRAPRVPDPGADQGRHRFTYALLPGAGIEDAVAEGYALNLPLRVADSAGEPEPVVRVQGEGVTVEAVKLADDGSGDVVVRLYESRGGRAEGLLRTGFPLARAEVTDLLERPLEQAEADGDAVPVRLRPFEVRTLRLAVAR; encoded by the coding sequence ATGCACGACGAACGCCGTCGCATCGAGGAGCGCGTCGCACGCCTCCACGACCAGCGCATCAAGCCCGCGATCTACGCCGCCGGCGTCCCCCTGGAGGTGGCCGCCTGGCAGGCCCCCGGGGAACCGGTCTCCTTCGAGGAGGCCGCGGCCGCCGTGTACACGCCGTTCACGACGGGTACCCCGTGGGGGCCGCCCTGGGGTACGACCTGGTTCCGGATGCGCGGTGAGGTGCCCGCCGAGTGGGCGGGCAGGCACGTCGAGTCCGTCATCGACCTCGGCTTCGTCGGCGACTGGCCCGGCAACCAGGCCGAGGCCCTCGTCCACCGCACCGACGGCACCCCGCTGAAGGCGGTCAACCCGCTCAACCAGTACGTGCCGGTCGCCCGCCCGGCGGCCGGCGGCGAAGTCGTCGAGTACCTGGTGGAGGCGGCCTCCAACCCGGACGTCCTCGCCAACGGCTTCGCCGCGCCGACCCCGCTCGGCGATGTACGGACGGCAGGCGACCGTCCACTGTATACATTCCGCCGCGCGGACCTCGCCGTCCTCGACGAACCGGTCTGGCACCTCGACCTCGACCTGCAGGTGCTGCGCGAACTGATGCGGGAACTGGGCGAGCACGACCCGCGGCGGCACGAGATCACCCACGCCCTCGACCGGGCCATGGACCTGCTCGACCTGGACGACGTCTCCGGCTCGGCGAGCGCCGTACGCGACGCCCTGAAGCCCGTGCTCGCCAAGCCCGCCCACGCCAGCGCGCACATCGTCTCCGGCGTCGGCCACGCGCACATCGACTCCGCCTGGCTGTGGCCCATCCGCGAGACCAAGCGCAAGACGTCCCGCACCTTCTCCAACGTCACCGCGCTCGCCGACGAGTACGAGGAGTTCGTCTTCGCCTGCTCCCAGGCCCAGCAGTACGAGTGGGTCCGCGACCACTACCCCCACGTCTGGGAGCGGATCAAGAAGTCGGTGGCGAAGGGCCAGTGGGCGCCGGTCGGCGGCATGTGGGTGGAGGCCGACGGCAATCTGCCCGGCGGCGAGGCGCTCGCCCGCCAACTCGTGCACGGCAAAAGGTTCTTCATGGACCACTTCGGCATCGAGACCAAGGGCGTCTGGCTGCCGGACTCCTTCGGTTACACCGCTGCCTACCCGCAGCTGGCCAAGCTCGCCGGCAACGACTGGTTCCTCACCCAGAAGATCTCCTGGAACCAGACCAACACCTTCCCCCACCACACCTTCTGGTGGGAGGGCATCGACGGCACCCGGATCTTCACCCACTTCCCGCCCATCGACACCTACAACGCCCGCTTCAGCGGCGAGGAGATGTCCCGGGCCGTGCGCAACTACGCCGAGAAGGGCGGCGCCACCCGCTCCCTCGCCCCCTTCGGCTGGGGCGACGGCGGGGGCGGCCCCACCCGCGAGATCATGGAACGCGCCCGCCGCCTGAAGGACCTGGAAGGCTCGGCGAAGGTCGAGATCGAGCACCCGGACGCGTTCTTCGCCAAGGCCCGCGCCGAGTACCCGAACGCCCCCGTGTGGGTGGGCGAGCTGTACCTGGAGCTGCACCGCGCCACCTACACCACCCAGGCCCGCACCAAACAGGGCAACCGCCGCAGTGAACACCTGCTGCGCGAGGCCGAGTTGTGGGCCACCACGGCCGCCCTGCACGCGTCGGGCTACGCCTACCCGTACGAGAAGCTGGACCGGCTGTGGAAGACGGTCCTGCTGCACCAGTTCCACGACATCCTGCCCGGCTCCTCCATCGCCTGGGTGCACCGCGAGGCCGAGGCCGAATACGCCCGCGTGGCGGAAGAGCTGACGGCGCTCACCGGCGAGGCGATCGCCGCCCTCGGCGCTGGAGCACCCCGTGTGTTCAACACCGGCCCCCGCGACCGCGCCGAGGTGGTCCGCACCTCCGAGGGCACACCGGTGTACGTGTGGGTGCCCGCAGGCGGCTCCGCGCCCCTCACCCCGGCCGAGCCCCCGCACCCGGTGACCGTGCGCGGACACACCCTGGAGAATGGAATCGTCCGTGTACAGGTGACAGAAGACGGAACACTGTCGTCTGTCTACGATCTACGGGCTCGCCGCGAAGTCCTCGCCGGTCCCGGCAACCTGCTCCGCCTCCACACCGACCTGCCCAACCACTGGGACGCCTGGGACATCGACAAGCACTACCGCAACCGCTGCACCGACCTGCTGGAGCGCGACTCGGTCACCGTGACCGAGGAGGGCCCCCTCGTCGGCGCGATCCGCGTGGTCCGCTCCTTCGGCCAGGGCTCCCGGATCACCCAGACGATCACCGTCCGCGCCGGCAGCGCCCGGATCGACATCGAGACGGACATCGACTGGCACGAGACGGAGAAGATCCTCAAGGCGGGCTTCCCCGTCGACGTGCGCGCCCCGCACTCCTCGGCCGAGATCCAGTTCGGTCACGTCCAGCGGCCCACCCACACCAACACCACCTGGGAGGCGGCCCGCTTCGAGGTCTGCGGCCACCGCTGGGTGCACATCGCGGAGCCCGGCTACGGCGTCGCCGTCGTCAACGACTCCACCTACGGCCACGACGTCACCCGCACGGTGCGGGAAGACGGCGGTACGACCACCACGATCGGTCTCAGCCTGGTCCGCGCCCCGCGCGTCCCCGACCCCGGGGCCGACCAGGGCCGCCACCGCTTCACCTACGCGCTGCTGCCCGGCGCGGGCATCGAGGACGCGGTCGCGGAGGGCTACGCCCTCAACCTCCCGCTGCGCGTGGCCGATTCGGCGGGCGAGCCCGAGCCCGTCGTCCGCGTCCAGGGCGAGGGCGTGACCGTGGAGGCGGTCAAGCTCGCCGACGACGGCTCCGGGGACGTGGTGGTCCGGCTGTACGAGTCCCGGGGCGGGCGCGCCGAAGGGCTGCTGCGCACCGGCTTCCCGCTGGCCCGCGCCGAGGTCACCGACCTGCTGGAACGCCCGCTCGAGCAGGCCGAAGCGGACGGCGACGCCGTACCGGTGCGGCTGCGGCCGTTCGAGGTGCGGACACTGCGGCTGGCCGTGGCGCGCTGA